The Pristis pectinata isolate sPriPec2 chromosome 16, sPriPec2.1.pri, whole genome shotgun sequence region AAAGATGTAATTCAGTACACCATCATTCTTTTTGCAGCATGCCTGTTCCATATGTATAATCCTTCTAATCTCATCTTCCCTGAGAGTAATTAATTTTCTATTATGTTCTCAAGTACAAAAAACAAGGTGACAGTCCAGTATAACATTGAAGAATTCTATTGCCAGGATCGATATTCTCTGGAAATGTTTGAAACCAAGGCTTTTACTCTTATTTTTActagttcaagttactttataaCTGTTCAGTGGTACATTTTGAGTGACAAAGCCAACCTGTCTTCCTTAATTAAGTCTaagtcaaaaaaaaagtaattacacCAGATCGCCATTGCCCCACAATCACTGGCTGACTGCTCTACGTTGGTACCCCAGTATAATCTTTCACTGGTATCCCTTTGGCGTGGATTAGTGCAGCAGAGTAAGCTGTCTCAGCACAGGCTGGATGTAGAGACAGCAAGTGAGGCTCTGCACCCTCAGGCTCaccatctgtcaaagctgtcagtgtAATCAAGGCCATTGAATGAACATATGACATTCACAAACACCTGGGACAAACAGTTTTATAAATGTATTTGAAACACTACAAAACACATTCAAACACAAAATGAATGtaaaacattgaaacaaacaaataacaaaaatattCTTATCTTCCTGCCAGACCCCAATATCTCTCATTCACTTGCATGGGCACTGCTGTGCTTATGCCAGGTTTAACCAGGCACTGGCTCAGAAGGTAGGCTTCCATGCCTAAGAAAGATTATGTTATCCTACTGGACTCCACGATTCACTGACCAGAGCAGCACATAAGCAGCTCCAACAGTAAGGAAGATGCTGCTACCAGTTTAGGCCATTGCTCGAGATTGGGACTTCCTGGGGATTTCTAGGCAAGTCCCTGGCACTGGGGCAGGACAGCTCCTTTCACTTCACTGCTATTTGATTGAATATACTAAATAGCTATCTTGTTTGCCTGTATAACAATAGCAGTGGTATTTTAAAATAGCAGTGCATTAAGTACTTTGAGAAGCATGGTTAAAACAAAACCATAGGGACTTTTTCTTGTCCCTATTTTGCTCTTAACCCATAATTTAAACAACCTGCTGGCATCCATGTGGTCTAAGCATTTAAAAATATGTCTGCTCAAAattaacaggaaaatatttaGAAAAAACAAATCTGCAATGCATCCCTACAATTTTAACTGCAAACTTAAGCACTTGTCTGCTTCAGCCTTATTGTATTATAGATTCACACTAATTACATGAAGGCATTAATTTTAACTTcagtccaaatgcagcaagatcaaGGCAGCCAAGATATTTATTACCTTTgcagcttccagcatttcctgtgtctCATCCTGGGAGTGGCTAATAAATACTTCTCCAATTTGATAAGGCACCAACACAGCATCTTCATCAAGCATCATGATATCATCAGAAGCATCTTCTAGATTCTGTAACTGTTTCTAAGTTAATCACATAAAGAAGGATCAGTGGCATTTAAAAACATGTCCAATCATTACTCATACTGGAGTACTAAAGGTGTGAATCTATTTTCAAAATAGTTTCTTTGCATTAAATTTAGTCCTAAAATGATTCATTGATATTCAAAGCACACTTGATTTCTTTTTGCAAATTCACTAATGCAATGGCAAACAGAAAAATCTGCAGCTCAGGTTATGCAACTGAATTAGTCTTTTACTAGATAAACATTTATCTAAAACAAAACTGCTACTTTCACATGATATAAATTCTGTGCAACTTCAAAGATACTTTGAATTATTTACAATGGAATATTCAATCATCTTTTCTACCCAAGTGAGAATCAAATGATCCCAATCTGGTATAGTACAGACACGGTACGgtaacatagtggttagcatagtggtcagtgccagcgacccgggttcaagtccagccactgtctgtgaggagtttgtacgttctccccgtgtctgtgtgggtttcctctgggtgctctggtttcttcccacattccaaagacgtacaggttaggaagttatgggcatgctatgttggcgccggaagcgtggcgacacttgcgggctgcccccccaaaataatcactatgcaaaagatgtatttcactgtgtgctttgacatacatgtgttacggactcagtgaatgtcccttttagattgtgtgtgtgtgtgtgtgtgtgtgtgtgtgtgtgtggcatgcttacgtcaatagaagataaaggacataatgacattgttgaagaagtcagaagaagaaaagagagagagaagggagagagacaccagcctgctagtgttctctatcgatggatgagaaacaataaccgtgtctgccacagaaatccatgtatggaaattggaagtaatccggtggagttcactttgttgctgacctgtagaaggaaacaggtatttgtgtgtggacgaccacgattcggatgcttttcagggtgaggaagtcactaccaagtaaacactgaagtgtcgtttgggttccatcgtggaacatttggatttcgtatttactctatgtttctctacgtctacgtcttatcttcagacaacggtggttgttgaagaagcccttgctcatgtttcaccttatggcttgcggaactgaactttaagaaccattcctgaacagggagtttgggactttgccacacacacacacacacacacacacgaagagtttagtttttggggttaatgttcaaggtttgacatttttgaattctaacatactaacatttttacttttattttacatatggtcataagtagtgattaataaaatagtttttaacactgaatcatgctcagtgtgtttcttttgttgctggttcgtgactaattaaagatcttatcttatcttagaaggtAGAAGCACAGGAGAAGATTCTCCTTTAAATACGAGGTACACAAGCATTTTTTGTTCCTTTGGTTCATTGCTCCAAAATCACTATTATAGCACCACTGACAGAGGAGGCTAGATATAGACGTCAGTCAATGCCACTCGCACACTAGCACCACGATGAGTGCAATTCTCACCTGCATATTTGACTCTGCCATTGGTTGCCTCTTTCAGTAAAACTCAACAATGTAATACTATGACCAGAAGTGCAGGCACTGTTTCCATCTAATGCCATTGGCCCCAAATATACCACCCAACCGCCCTTGACTGAAAAGTGCTGGCCATGGAATTAAAAATGAACGATTCCAGCTTCTGACTTCAACTTGTGTTCCTTTCAGTACACTTTTAATGACAGAAACTAATATAGTATCACTAGCTCTCAAAATTTATCAATTCAGCTAGAATGTTTGAGCCAAATAACAAAGATTCAGGCTATACATACAGGGTAGTATTTCAAACATCTTCGTAGTTGAATATAATGAAACCCCTCATTTACCTTTTTCAGTTCTATTTCTTCCCTAAGTTCTATGAGCCTGTTATTATTTCTTGCAAATTTATTAATCTTCTGTTGGTCTTCAAAGGTAACATTAACATCTTCTACTGCctataaacaaaatatatttttgtggtTAATTTATACACACATTTCACTTAAACATTGCTCTGGACTTAAGTATCCAGAGATCTAAACTGCTTTATATATTTACTGGGAAATATCTACCAAGTACAATCTTAAGGCAACTACTGAATTGTCAAAAATGTACATTTGCAGAGTGTTGGCTGGTTTAATGCATCTTTCCATTTTTGTGCTAGTGTGAAATCATATCTTGTAAAAGCCCTAAAGAATAAAAGAGCTTTAAAAACTAAATTCTTCTTTAATTGCTGAAAAACTGGAATCACAAAAGCTTTCAGTATTTCAAGCCTGAGTAACTTCCACATCCAATATGCATGTTTTTTGCAGAGAttgtttctgttgtgcactgtggAATGTCCAATTGCTCACTGCAAATGAAAGGGACAGCTATTGGAAACTGAAAATTTACAGATGATGGAGAAATCCTTAAATCTTGGTCTTGCAGACAGTCAACAGCAACATTTTCAGCATAGTAATGAAGACAAAAGCAATTGCCACACAATTACAAATACCTGAAGTATAAATTCAATTGACTATTTCTTAGGCAGAGACTAGATTACTTCAGTCAAGATGAGAAGGATGTTTGCAAACTGCACAGTTACGTGATGTTTTATGTAAGATTTTATCTTGCAAAAAGTCCAGATGGATATTCAATAAAGTTAGAGAAATGGAAACATGGAACATGAAAATTCTCATTATTTCCAAAcaacaagaggccattcagcccatcaatccatgccagctccgAGAAATATCATCATTCCCATTCCTCTACTTATTTCCCtttaacttattctttctcaggtATCCATTAAATCCTCTGAGATACATCTAGCATCCAGCAGCACTAGTGGTAaattacagtagctaattaacaaACTAACTGGCATGGCGTTGGCACAGGAGAAGAGACCGGAACACCCAaaagaaacccacagagtcacaaggagaacaaatTCCACAAGGtctggatcactggtgctgtgaggtagcagcactacctgctgcatcattGTGCCATGCAGAAAGCTGGCCAAGCAGTTTAAAGATTCTTGATCTCAACTGCAATCCGTCATGCTCATTTCACTATAATTTTAATGACAGCAACCCGAGCCACCAACATGGTATCACTAGCTCTCAAAAATAATGCATCTAGTTAGTATTTTTGAGGATGTCTACTAGGTAGTAGAGCATCAGTAAATCTAGTTACTGAATTAAGTTTACACAATTCTATAACTGAACAATTACTGCAAAACTGGAGACCTTTCTAGAAGCTAGACCCAGCATCTTGAAAGCATTAGTTTAAGatgtaaaatatgaaaaataagtcACCTCTGTAATGGTTAAGAACCTAAAATTCTTATAAATACAGAGTTGTCAATACTTCAGAGCCAGTACCTGAATGATAACATTCAGCACTACAACCAGAACCAAGGGCTTACATAATATTGATCTGGGACTTGGAAATGAAAAATTACATTCCAATTTTCAAGACAGCAGTCTCAGAGAACTATCTACACAATATCTGGTAACATTTTTCACTAATTGCATCTTGCCACTGTGAATTTTCTCCACTTTCCAACGAAACCCCAACCATTATCCACCTGCCAGATCactttcctccccacattctgtTGAGGCACACCAGTCTTCACACTGCAACAATATGCAATCCTCTTCACACCTCCTGACAGAAACTATAACAGCTCTGGCAAATTTCTTAAGGGAAGTGATTGCAAGTCAGAAACTATAACAGCTCTGGCAAATTTCTTAAGGGAAGTGATTGCAAGTCCGATAGACTATAAAAGTATTTTGTTTAAAAGCAAAACTAATGATCTAAATCTTGTTTATTCTTGTCTAGCTAAAATTTCATTTGAAGTTGAATCCTATTGAATAAATGAACTTTACATTTTTGTCATTTAAGAATTATGGGTGTAAAATATGGAAAGTTTTACAAATCTAACTTCCTTACATTGGAAACACAAGGTAGCTATTTAGCACCCACAGTGCATTAGAAGCTACAACGTCAACAATAAAATGCCACACTTCATTTTGTATTCTAATTCAATGAAAACCATACCAAACTTTTTTCCTtaaagaagggaaaaaaacaagtgtggaaatcaaataaaatataTACACTTAAAACTTTTTTAGAAAAAGTCTCCTCCAATTTACGAGCAGGCAGAATGAGATTCTGCTGCTTTGCTTTTACTTTCTGGTCAGAGTGATTCATTGACCATCACTAACAATGTCATTAAGAGCCCAGGGGTTATTACTCAATGGACTTTACTCTGTGGTATGCTTAATGAGCATTTAATGCACAAATACAGCAACTTTGTGCAATTCACAGGAAAGTAAAGTGCGAGATTGAGATACATGAAATTCCTGACAGCAGCaagctggaacatagaacagtacagcacaggaacaggccgttcagcccatcatgtctgtgccaaccattatgccaatttaaattaatactatctacctgcacatggtctttatCCCTCCATCTCTTGCCAgctcacgtgcctgtctaaatgccttttacattttcctattgtatctgctgccaccacctcctgtggcagtgcattccaggcacctaccactctccgtgtaaaaacctgcctcgtaaatctcctttaaactttcactctctcaccttaaatctatgccctccagtatttgacatttccaccttaggggaaaaaaaactctatctACGCTATCTATGTTTTTcttaactttatacacttctgtcaggatgcccctcagcctccaatactccagagaaaacaatcccattttgtccaacctcccctcatagctaatactctctattccaggcaacacccttttgcaccttctccaaagcacacacatccttcctgtactgcggCAACCAAAAAGCCATGCAGTAgtccaaatgtggctgaacccAAATTTTACACAGCTGCATGGATGATACAAGTTGATAGCTAATTTGTACTAATGAGAGTATGCTTCATTCAAATTCTGGGCGACTGGACTTTAAAAGTTTCCCCATCATATCAACACAGACCATGCTTTTATTGTCTTTTTACCTGGCTCCTCTCCCATTTACTCATAAAAGGCCGAGACACATTCCGTTTGAGGTTCATCAACAACTAACACAATGAAGTTTTCTGCTTTAAATTCGACTACTCACTTCCATCGGCAGCTACTGAGTGCAAAATCTGTCATTTTACTGTCAGTACAAATAACTGTTCCACACCACATGCTTCATTTAATattgtgagtggtagaacctgggggagattgatggaaatgtagggagGAGGAATATGGGATTAATAGGTTACAAGGTGtctgatggtcagcgtggacttagTAGATTCAAGGTCCTATTTCCATGCTCCGTGAGTCTATCCAATAACTtgcagttttcattttgtttaaacCCTTTTTATCGTGCTTATTGGTATGCCATTTAGTGCCATCCACAGAGCTCTGATTTGTTATGGTGCTCTTGGTCCTGGAGTCTGAACACTCAGAGATAAGTACCCTGCTGTACTTAAAACTGACATCCACTTGAGCTATGCGCTATTGCGCCAGGAACCTGGTCCTCCTGTAGCAAGGACACAGTGATTTCACCGCCATACAGCTTGGTACACAGTGAACCATCACAGGAATTTGCAGAGGCTGTCTGCAAAGGCAAGCAGGGCGGATGATGCAGTCGCTCAGCATGGAGATGTTGGGCTCAGTGGCCTGATCAGCAGCATGAATGCAGGCCGTTGCTGGGAACCAGCAGGATCTGTTCCACATGTTGACAGAGTGCTCTCAACCAGGTCCCTAATGGAGTAACAGGGTCACAGCAGCTTTCTGCCACAGcaacataagagcataagatataggagcagaattaggccatttggcccattgagtccactcctccattcagtcatggctgattgtttttccaatcccattctcccaccttctccccacatcTTTCAACCccctaaccaatcaagaaccgatcaacgtctgccttaaatacacccaatgacttgacctccatagCCTTCTGTAGCAACGAATCACCagcctcctcatctcagttttaaaagggacatctgtttattctgaggctgtgccctccaatcctagactctcctacgaatggaaacatcctctccaagtccaatcTCCCACCTTCCCATTTcctcccatccctctctctcttttcccaatTCCCTCCTCGTCCCTATGCCCCCTCTTCATCCTCCCCTTTCTCACCCTCTCTCGTTTGTATATTTCCCCCTTTCATTCCCTATTTCCTTCTCCCATTTCTTTTTCTCCCAATTCCCCTTATTTCACCTCCTCCACATTCTCCCCTTCCccgttctctctccctccatatCCTCCCTgtttcctcctgctctccataccctcccattctctctcccccacactctccctctaccactctcactctctctctattccccttccttttctctctccatgtccCCATCACCATTCCCTCCCTCTCTATTCTCCCCTCCCCCGACTCTGTTCCTCCTCCCACCTCCatatctccctctcccctctttttaatctctcccacgtactctccctcccctccttctccctcccctccccctccatttcTCCCACTCCCCCATTCTCCCCTAATTTCCCCCCTCAAATCCACCCTGATCTCCcttccattcccctctcccttactcccctccctcatctcccctccccctccccactcatcccctccccctccctcccaatcccctccctctcccacccccacccctcctccccctccctctcccacccccacccccctcctcctccccctcccaccccacccctccctctcccacccccacccctccctctcccacccccacccctcctccccctcccacccccacccctcctccccctcccacccccacccctcctccccctccctctcccacccctcctccccctcccacccccacccctcctccccctcccacccccacccctcctctcccacccctcctccccctcccacccccacccccacccctgctctcccacccctcctccccctcccacccccacccctcctctcccacccctcctcccccctccctctcccacccctcctccccctccctcctcctccccctccctctcccacccctccccctccctctcccacccccacccctcctccccctcctctcccacccctcctcccctccccctcccacccccacccctcctccccctccctcctcctcctccccctcccccccctctcccacccctcctccccctcccccctccccctccctctcccacccctccccctctccccctcccacccctccccctcccacccctcctccccctccccctccctcccctccccccctccctctcccacccctcccccccctcccctcctccctctcccacccctccccccctccctctcccacccctccccccctccctctcccacccctcccccccctcccctcccctcctccctctcccacccctccccccctccctctcccacccctccctctcccacccctccccccctccctctcccacccctcccccctccctctcccacccctccccccccacccctcccccctccccctcccacccctcccccctccctctcccacccctcccccctccctctccctcccctcccccctccctctccctcccctccctctcccacccctcccccctccctctcccacccctccctctcccacccctccccccctccctctcccacccctcccccctccctctcccacccctccctctcccacccctccccccctccctctcccacccctcccccctccctctcccacccctcccccattcctcccctccccattcctcccctacccctccccctcccccactcctcccctacccctccccctcccccactcctcccctacccctcccccactcctcccctctcccccacctcctacccctcctccccaccccccactctccccctcctcccctccacctccccctcctcccctccacctccccactatccccctcctcccctccacctccccactatccccccagtctcccctcctcctcctcctcctcctccccactcccacccccccactccccccactccccccactccccactccccccactccccccactccccactcccgtCCCCTCACCCCCGCCCCCCGCCGCCTCACCGTTCTCTTCATGGTGGCGGCCATCTCCGGACTCtgccacctctccctctcccccttctctccgcTTCCCCCGCCCTGCCccgcccccacctctcccctcccccctctgcctTCCCCCCTCCGGGGACTAACTCCGCGCTCCCCGAGCGACTTTCGGTTTTAAAAAACGCAGCGGGTCAACGTGCTGCGAAACTCAGCGAAACCAAGAAGAAACTTTAAGTTCACGCCACAATAAATAATGGTATCTTCCACTTAAAGGGATGGCTATTTAAAGGATATTTATGCCGACATAAAGTAGGCCACATAGCGCCGCTCCTGGCCACCTTCAGCAATACAGTTGTTGAGTGAAGGAATTACATGCATTCCTTGTTCATGCCTCTCTTTCTGTGTTCTCGGATTATCAGACTTTTGACTGTTTCTTTTGCTGTgaaataaacaataaataattcaaataagTTCATCAATCATGGGAGAAGTAAAGTTCATCACGGGAATTCTAATGAGCTGATAAATGTATTCCCTATAACATCATTTTGTGATCTTGTTCCTTTGCATTTATCAAATAAAGCAATTCAAGTTAAAATTATATGAAATACCAGTGCAGATATCTCCGCTAAGAAAACCAAATTAGACCACTTGGCAGAACACCTTTCAATGCTTAATTATTACAGCAAGCTTCCATTGCCTTTCACTTCAATTGTGATCTATCATGTCCTCAGTCTCTGATGGTGTTTGAATTAGGTACGTAGAACTGTACAGTGTACCTTGAGGAAACATACTTCTGTTAGAAATTGGCTCTCTGCAGCATAGGGTTACTGAAGCTTTGCTGAGTAGTTAATGGTGCTGGTGCAGCTTGGATGCAAGAACCAATTGGGATATCCAGAAATGTGTATATGCATTTTGAGCAAGGTTTATTACCTTCAAGGTTGAAATGCACTGGTCCTGATAATCACTGCTTCAATAATGTACACGTCTTAGCCCATTCCACTGAAGTTAATGAAACAGCAGCTTGTACAACATTCTGATGCTACAATATAGTGCATTTGgcatattaagataagatatctttatgagtcacatgtaaattgaaacacacagtgaaatgcatcttttgcatagagtgttctgcaagtgtcgccacgcttccggcgccaacgtagcatgcccacaacttcctaacgcgtacatctttggaatgtgggaggaaactggagcacccggaggaaacctacgcaaaaacacggggagaacatacaaactccttacagacagcggcgggatttgaactcgggtcactggcactgtaaagcattatgctaactgctacactaccttgcctgccctctGGGATGAGTTTCTTGGTACATATTTCTGCTCATTCTTCACCATCTGTTCTACCTTTTACAAGATTTCTCACATCTTCCCCAATagtgcataagaaatagaagcagaaatacaCCAACTGCCCCCTGCCCAActctccgcccccaccccccaaaggcCTTCTCCAACAATCCCCACAAGAGAAGCAAATaatctctggaggaactcagcgagtggagcagcatctgtgggaggaatggaattgtcgatgttttgggtcgaaacctgcatcaggatcccCTCAAGataatggctaatcttttactttagtggcactttcctgcactaaccctacattGATGATTGctaaacctattgatctctgtcttgaacatactcagcaactgGGTCTCCACAGTCCCCTTGAGTAGTGAATTacaaaaattcacaaccctccggttgaagaaatgtcttctcgtCTCAGTCCTGGAGGGCTGACCCCTAACTTTAAGACTGTAATCCCTGGACCTAGCGTCCCCAGCTGTGGAAAATATCAACActgcatcaaccctgtcaagccccataagaattctatttgtttcaatgagatcatctctcattcttttaatcaCAAGGGatataggcccagtctgtttaattcTCCTCATACAGCTAAAACCTATCTGATGTACCTCTGCTGCATCTACATGGCAACTTCCTGTGACAACGCTGGCAGTGACCTTTCACTTCCTACCTTGCATCTATGTAAAACAGCAATTTACTTGACTATCTTTCATCGTAGTGTAATTTCACTGCTCATGATGTGATCTCTACCACAGTCACTTTACCCTTAATTATAGATGCTAGTAATTTCCAGGCAATAGGTGTTAGCCTAACTGATTTATAATTCATGACGattcctctctctgctttcttaaATGGTGATGTGACatgtgcaattttccagtctCAAGAAACAATTTTTGTTATTATTTGGATCTACTCAGAAAATAGAGAAATCATTCCTTTTAGAATTATAAACCGGTCCTGCACCACTTGAATTGCTTCCAATCAACACCTCCCACTGTTCATCTGTCACCTTACCCATTGATAGATTTGTCAACTTACCATGGACAGTCTCTTCAATATGAGGCTGAGGCCAACCTCATCTTAAAATGGGAACCTCAGTAACTGTTTGGGATTTCTCCCTCTCAGTCACCACATTTTGATAATTGTTCACACAAAGTTAGGCTGCTTGGATATTGTTAAATCTAAGATGGCCTGCTTCTTTGTTGGTTCAAGAATCTGTTGCTCCACATTGTCATTCTGCTGTTATGATGCCAAAATCACATCTCTTATGAGTGCTTAGGAATTCCCCTTTCACGCAAAATGTCAGTaggagaatgcagaatacaggacAGGAGCTGAGTGCTTAGGTCACCTGGGCCTTTCTGTATCTATATCCTCCTGACAAGCAATAAGATTAGGTCTACATGCCCACTTTTTGTCTTACcccatttcatttttctttctctattttgaatatctttaaaTGTTGACATTCTATTACATATTTCCAATCTCTAACAAACATGTACATTACAACCCTACACTCTCTTACATAATAAGCCTTGCTAACTATCCTAAACCTGTTACAGTTAATCATATATCTACAATCCTATGTTTCCAACCTGGGAAGAGTTTCTTTAATTCCTACTGTGCcccatttctttaatattttaaatttcattaa contains the following coding sequences:
- the pfdn4 gene encoding prefoldin subunit 4, with product MAATMKRTAVEDVNVTFEDQQKINKFARNNNRLIELREEIELKKKQLQNLEDASDDIMMLDEDAVLVPYQIGEVFISHSQDETQEMLEAAKQSLQDEIQALQSRVEAIQQVLSDLKVQLYAKFGNNINLEADDN